In the genome of Pangasianodon hypophthalmus isolate fPanHyp1 chromosome 24, fPanHyp1.pri, whole genome shotgun sequence, the window CCCAGGATCGTCTTGTTCTCTTGTGGTACCCTAATTAAAATAATCCGCAGTCTGATTAATAACAGAGATATATCAGCCCCGGGTTTGCTGTATTTGCATGCACCACTGACACCTCCGTCAAGGGGAGAGAGTTGATTAATAATTCTGCTATAGCTGCTGTGTATTGTGCTTTTCTGAGTGTATTGAGCCAGATAGGAGTATAGGAGACCAATTTTCCTGCTATCAAATCACACTTTgcaccagcattttttttaacactgtgaCTGTcggattattttcttaatttgtaGCAGTGTGACGCAACTCGTTTAACATGGGCTTGATCATCACACTTTTCATTCTGGCTGTCATAtgtctttaatctttaataacTCATATCTAGACACATCTAACAAAATCTCAGATTCTACTGCACAAAATTCATAGAACAAAATTCATTGTAAAAGTATTGTATTACCATCATGAGATATTAGAGATGTTTGAGACAACAAACTCTGATGTAAAAACAGGGTAGCCTACGTTTTTAAAGAGCAAACTTACTACTCAATGACATGACAACTGACATCAAAAAAGTGTTCAAAATATATAAGGTTTAAAACACATGCGGATAAAACACCAGAGGGCATGCTGttccaggaaaataatccatacCATGCTGGTGTGATACGATcctgaagtagattattttcacatatgcatgtgttttattccacttaaaccacagcagtttgccaacgattacaatggTTAATTCAATAATGTATgacacattgcactttttaactgtttatagttacactgaaTGTACATTATAGCAGTCAAAACAGTCATCTTTTCACCAGCCTCTGTATTtgtctctcttttgaagttaataagaggaaacaatgcagcttgtcaagttACCAAGAAACTAGAAAGCTCAAGTCCGTAACCTTCTGATTCGAGAATCTAATAGCACTTTGGTATAAAATacaacaatacacaaaataaaagagtGTAGACATGAAGATATGTTCAAGTCATAAGATAAAGTGCATGAAAAACAGACtagatccttttttttaatgctgtttgtGATAGCAACATGCTAATCTTGAATATGAAACCATCTTTACTGAACTATTCTCTTAATGAATTACAAATGAGAAACAGTAGTCCAACCATAATAAACCATAATATTAGGGTGAATGGTTAAAATCATGCCATGATTTTTTCACATGGTATGcttaaatgaaatttttaacCATGCTGTTCTTCCGTTCTCAGGCTatgtgcagtggctgagctgtgATATGGCTGAACGGGCCAAGCAGGCCCAGAATTCCCTGCTGCAGTGCTGTGTCCACCTCCACCTCCGCTCCCTGTGGCCCACTGTGACCGTCTGATCCCGCCCGGCCCCCCCGCGCCCTCCCTGGGCTTCCCAATCACCAGGCCTCCTGGCTTCACTGCAGGCCCACCATGGGAGGATGCCTCTCCAAAACCAAAccaggtgacacacacacacacacgcacacacacacacactcctgtacgcccccacctacacacaccctCAAATCCTGTAATAATTGGCACTTGTTTCTCCGCCTATATATAGGTCAGTCTAACCTGCCCCCCCGACCCCCGTGTGGCGTGGCTTTCTTTTGGTGCTGCAGGAATTTTAATGCTCTCAATTGCTCTCTGTGTTTCATGGGGATTAGACAGAAATATGAGTGGCAAGTGTTTGAATGTTGCACAATGTATCGCTGTTCTGTTTTTTACGTCTTGAGTTGCTGAAGGGCAGAAATATGGCTTCATCTGTCAATAGGCTCGCTTTTTTGAACTGTGAGAGTGTAGGCGCAGGATTTTTAGAAAGGATTGAGATCAAACAGAGTGAACCTACGCTACAACAACGTATGCCTTTTATCATGCCAAAAAAACAATTCGATATTTCAGTGAAAAGCTATTCAGTGTACAAAAAGCTTTCCAGTTCTTGTATTTCCCACGTGGGCCAAATGCAGTCGATCAGGAGAGATGTGTTTGGTGTCAGATTGTTTGTAGTTTTTACACTGGAGCTATGAAGCTCATGTAGCTACTGCgtaatggaaatggaaatattttgtgtaaatacaTGCCCAAATCTTTATATAAACTTGCTTCAAACAACATTAGCAGGTCATggaataacatttttaaaattcaaaagtgTAATTATCATCCACATCACTTCCAAGGCAAAATTACGCCCTCAAATGTTGAACCTAGGGGAATAAATGATGCCAAATTCCACTTAAAGAACATTATAGCATTCTGCTCCAAGTAAAGTTTTGCTCCTTATTTTTTATAGATGACAGACAGTAAGTTACACTGTCCTAAACTGcatcactgaagaactggatgtgatttttttagagaaaagatgttgaaagagacagacaatCATTACCTCATTATAGAggtgttgaattctcgaatctgattggtcagaaggtgttaattaattttccataacaacaGGTCTGATAATATTGTTGGAATCAAGACACAGGTTTAAATTACGGCAATGAATcaaatatgttatcatttctatagtcacaataaacagaagaaattataattgttgatatgctgCTGAAGTTCTCTGTAAGGAGATCtctgcatttttggaaggagtctccagtgtcagtgctttataacagtcagagctgaTGAATTAATGTTTCCACTACAGGAAAGCCTTCGAGGCAAAGGACAGTGCATTTTCTTGGTAACAGTGGAATAATtgtgtaaattagatttttcaCCATATCACCATATCTTTGTTTCCTACTTAGAAAGATATCTGAGAACTCTCTGGAAGATGTTATCcagtattttaattttacattacaCGATCTACTAACTGAGATAATTTGCTTGGCTTTAACACTGTGTGctagtgtgtatgaatgtgtgatgGTAGAATAAAGGCTATGGAAAGAGACcaagtaaaagagagagagagagagagagagagaggtgaaacgcaaggaaaaagtgtgtgatTAAGTCAAACAGAAAGTgagcttttattatattttagcagCTTTACTGCTTAGTatgacattaataattatttaaaagtcGTATCCATATGGTACTGCATACATTTATCATTCTATAGCTGCATGGTCACTTCCTCTGAAACTCAATGACATTTTGATTTCTGGGTTGTAAAGAAGTAAATTTTATACCATGCATTTCAAGCAAACTAAAAACACACTCTGTGTAGCACGTACTGAAGAGCCAGGGCTCGTTTAGTTGCCACAGTGTCACTAATTATAAAGCATTCTTTCTTCTCCACCGCCGACTCGGTCGTCTCTTATGATTTTCCATTGACTTTAATTAAGCTTCGCTCAGCAGGTGAGAATTCTCTCGGAGATTAAAGTGTAAGACCTGGGTTCTCAGCACATTTTTCCAGCCGGTGCGAGAGAAAGCAGGTTCCGCACTGGCTGTGGTGGAACCACGTTACACAATCACTTTACAAGTTATAGGAATGattcatgtaaggaataaaacatcacgaggcatgctgttataggaatataatcaatgtccttaaatgtttcatttattcatcttataccacagcaatttgacaatgctaatatttttatttattaaagaacgacggCCTACTTTTGATCAGTTTCATGAGTATGTTTAAtatctgcgaaacaagttatcacttacgtcGTTAATAGCGACGGAATTGTCGGAATGTCCACCATACAATTCCCTATCTAAGTTTTTACTAtatttctttaagaaaaaaaaatctatctgtGCTGCAGTTTCTATACATTGTCACGTATAGTATATTTTAAATGGAATCAGATTATGTTCAATATTTCATAACTCTGATATGCTTTTGTATTTGTGATGCCTTGGCAGTAGAGGTCAAAGTTGAGCTCACTCTcctggagaaggagaaggaagcGGACCTGATGTCTCCAAATGGTAAGGCTAGTCCGTTCTCAGAGTGTCGTCCAAATGGTTCTCTGGGTCACTGCTCGGATGAGGACTCGTCCGTTCTGCGTCCCTCACACAAACACCGAGACTACATCGAGGCCACAGTGTGCCACGTCAAAGACCTGGAGAACGGACAGTAAGACACACATATTATTTACACCCTGTGCGCTTCCAGTGTTGTGTGAAAATTTTATGTTCTGTGCACAATACGGGTGTATGAGGGTACGTGCGTGGAGTGTGACGAAATATGTGCTTGACATAAACATCAGAGTGTATCAGTGTAAGAAAATGATTTATGGTGCTCTGTTTCCTGTGGGAAATTAGCATGTTAAAGGAATGGGCCTGGGATTTTCAATCAAATCTGAGTCTGTAGTGTAGGTGATTTTACCAGTTTGGTTTTATCGTTATAACATTACACTTATAGTACTTTTTCATTTAGATTTTATAGTtgcatattttaaatgctagatagttttaaacaaaatgtaagtTTCCTTAGACTTTttgaagaaacatttttttttcttacataagTTTTaaccccccttgaacttttccacatttgtaGTGTTACAAGAGATGGACTTAATTAAGACTTAATTTCATGAATCTATACAAAATAGCTCATAATAATGAAATGACAAGAAAAAACAATATAGTTTCAAAATTACTTACAaattcaaaaaatataaaagtattgaTTTCATACTCATTCACCCCTATTGCTGTGAACTGGTGCGAacagttgccatcagaagtcatataattagttgaatggagtaaAAACCATTCGTACAAggcaaagttctggaaaaagcatcaatcagggtttggttatataaaaaaaaatctcatcttttataaaaaacatGCCATGACGCTTCCTAAAAAAGTCACCAAGAAGTCAGTGACTGGGAAAGGAGGGTGAAATacagaaaagttcaagggggtgaatatttatgcaaggcactgcAGTACAAGGAAATGTGTCGAAATTGTTTGTCCACGGTAATCACACAGGTGTAATGGATAGAGACTAGGTTGAAAGCACTGGAGGATATCTTTAATGGTATGTGTGATGGATCTTGCAGGATGCGTGAGGTGGACCTGGGGCCGGGCAGAGCTCTGCTCATTAAGGAACATGGGGAATTCTCTGCCATGGGGCACAAATGCCCACACTACGGGGCACCACTGGTTAAGGGTGAGGAAGGTCTTCCATAGTTTTTGCTTAGCAATGGTGCAGAAAGAGCTCTGAACAGGAACTTGAATATACAGAGAGTATTTATGAATTGGGTTGTAAATCATTGTAGTAACAGTGTTTAATAGAGCTGAACGTTTACTGTACCCTGTGGCAGGAGTTTTATCTAAAGGACATGTTCGGTGTCCGTGGCACGGAGCCTGTTTCAACATTGCAACCGGAGACATCGAGGACTTCCCAGGTCTGGACAGCCTTCCCACTTTTCAGGTGATACTTCAAGTTTATCTGTTAGTCCCAGGCTGCTGCTCATATACCATTCTTATGCAATATTGATTTCCACTTGAATGAATACTTAAAAGAACTGAGGccacacatttaatgagaaagaaaagagaaatgtaaCACACTGACAGGCCACTGACGTTTAACCTCTTTTTGCTACAGGTCAGAGTTGAAAAGGAGAAGGTGATCATACGGGCAAACAAACAGGTAAAACACTCTTTTAGTCTGATGAGTgaggtgtaagtgtgtgtagaagaggTGTAACAAGCATCAGTTATTGTTATAGGCTCTACAGACGCAGAGGAGAACGAAGGCCATGGCCAAGTGCTCAGCCGTCATCAACTCCAGTACAAGCTTTAGCCACGTTCTCATCATCGGATCAGGTTAGAACCCTACACATAAATTGTTTttgcttagaaaaaaaacaataccttAGCTGTGACAAGTCAATGTATCAAACTGTTTTGGACTACATAATGTATGTGTAtgaaaaatgtgtcaaaatgtaTCAAATGGATCAAGTAGACATCAGTGATTTTTGTCTTAATGTGATGAAAGAACTCCTTTTCTACCttaaaagacaagaaaaacatGTCTTTGCTCATCATAGATGTCTGTCCAGCATAGGCTTTGCCCAATTATTGGCTTCTGTCTGATATGGGACATCAGCCCGGAGGCGACTTCTGCCCAACCAGGGGCTTCTGCACAACACTGGGGCCTTGCCTCCTGAAAGCATTTGCTCCATCAGGGGCTTTGACCATTAGAAGGCCTCTGCCCTACATGGGGCTTTGACCAGCAGGAGGCTTCTGCCCAACCAGGGGCCTTCATCCAGTCAGGGGCCTCTGCCCAACATGAGGCTTTACTCCACTGGATATTTCCACCTGACCAGGGGCTTCTGCCCAACCAGGAGCTTCTGCTCACTATTTGGCTTCTACCCAAATAGGGGCTTCTGCCCAACAAGAAGCCCTGATCAGCAGGAGGTGTCTGCCCAACCAGGGGCTTCTGCTCAAGAGAAGCAGCAGGCTTCTCCCCACCATGGGGTCCAGCAGGAGACCTCTGCCCAACCAGGGACTTCTGCCCAAAATGGGGCTTTGCCCAAAAAGTGGCTTTTGGCAGATTAATTGATTTGCCAGCAGAGGGCTTCTGCCCAGCCAAGAGattctgattgacagggggcATTGCCCAACAGGAGGCTTCTGCCAAAAATAGGGCTTTGCCCAGCAGGAAATTTAGGTCCAGCATGGAGCTTTGCCGAGGAGGAGGCTTCTGTCCAGTTAAATGATTTGCCCAGCAGGAGGCTTCTGTCCAACATCAGCAGACAATTTCACGTGTGAGAGTCCAAAAAACACgattttttcttttagaattcTCACTTGGCTAGTATTAGTTCTTGTCTGGATGAGAGTGACACTCACTATCTCACGTTTCTCACACTCACTGATATTGAACTTTCTCTCTCAGGTCCCGCTGCGTTGGTGTGTGCAGAGACGCTGAGACAGGAAGGCTTCACTGACCGCATTGTGATGTGCAGCATGGACAAACACCCTCCGTATGACAGGCCTAAACTGAGTAAGGTTTGTACAGAGTCACTgcaacacacagtgcagtggaGGAGAGTGGCGTTCCCCTCCGGGCCTGATTAACCTGATAAACCCAAACGTGTGTTTCAAATCTTCTTACTCCAAGACTTTACTCTATAACTTGCTTTTAGACCTGAATGTTTTCTCTACAATACAGTTCCCAGCTAAAGTAGTTTCTTGTGTGGTCTTGGATTTAATTTGCaccattttcctcttttttccaaATTTGTAGTTGATCAgacaagacatgtttggtgggCAAAGTTTGGGTTTTGGTTCCCTAGTGATATCCATGTCAGATAGCAAATATGTCATGGGCTGCATGCAGagttaatatgtttaatttcattccATATTAAGTTTTCTTCAGCCTAGTTGAAAtatatgttgaaaaaaataatttggctTCATACAGTAAGCAAATATTTGCTTAGTTAATCACAGTGTGATTGTGCTTCTTTGTCTTTATAGTCATTAGAAAGCACAGCTGAGCAGCTACAACTGCGCTCGACCGAGTTCTTCCAGAGCCACGACATCGAACTGCTACTGGAGAAAGAGGTGCAGTTTATCAATCATTGCTTCTAAACTTCAAATACTGCACGTATAATACtcaataattaagcaatatcactttttaaaagaaattaatatcgagtaagtgacatttcggacacaatatggccaaaagttctgtttatttttgctccgctagtggaaaaagatcccaaagaagctacACTCATTTTACAGCACAGTGGCTAGccggctagctagctcacattgatttgcaCATTCCCTTTAAAGGTGCTTCCAGCAAAATTGGTGTCCcatctttcttttcatcttcgTCTGACaagttttcatgttttatgtcAAAAGGTATATTTCTGAAAATTATCGTTTGCCATGTCCATTGATTATGTCGCTAGCACTACTGCAGTAACCGTTTCGAACTGGAAAGTGGAGTTTTATGTAGCAAGCACAGATGAgtggagagatacacacagtgaaatgtcccagtgtggttaaaggaaatatcagcactcttggaacactgcttgttcaatcaaattagtggaccggaactaactgttgtataataaaggaataaacacttgggtgcatgctgttataggaaaataatcaatgaggCCGTGGTGTGAAGCGGAttgatgcaaagcagagttactgttaccattctgcagttaataaaaataaaaaatatactatattacacCCACCCAGCCAGTTGGAccactaaaaaaataaagataaggTAAAACTTTATCATACCTTATCATATatatgctttattaaaaaaaaaaaactggagtacaagctttttaaaacaagttatgaaaatgaaaaaaatgtttgatttaaaaactgaaaagtgaCCTCACAATTTCTAGCAATTTCTAGcagttctatttttattttccctgtTGCTGATCTTAACTATCCATGATTTTACCTCCTCAGGTTGTGTCAGTcgatgtaaaaacaaaaaccgtAATGTTTCAGGATGGCTATAAGATGGAGTATAAGAAGCTCTTCATTGCAACAGGAAGCAGGTAAGAACAATTTCTCTTCATAATGCAGTAGACAAGACCTGACGTAGTGCATTTGCAGGCCTGTGTCTGTATTAAAGCATCTTATTAGGATGTATGTggactaaataaaaataaataaataaaggcataCAATGGATAAATAAAGGCATTGTGGTCTCAGTGAAATGTCACTATATACACAGGCATCACTAAAAGTAATCTTCTGTGAAAGATGAACATTAACCCCTTAATTTATCATCTTATTGTTCAAGTCAGTTCAAGTCAGcctattattcagtaactacagtgaaagtAATAGGGAAGGTGTGTTACGAATgtgataaatgtaaaatgtctgtTGGAAGTTTATGGGGTTAAAGCATCTTCTAGAGGGTTAATGTAAAAGTATGAGACAGTTAAATAACCCATAGTATTAAGTTAggaataataatagaaaataattatgATGTGTTCCCACTTGCCaagttattaattaaaaagaatgtcacatatattttattcaaattttatttaatgttgtagttATTTTCTGTTACCACTTCTGTTATAGCATCTGTGAAccatcattccctcaccagcctctccttttttctctctcctgaagcaCATCATGCtacaaagaaaccacaaaaaagttacaatattacttctgactgttacaaagcactgacactggagactccttccaaaaattgttaaatgaactcacagaaaatgtcaccatatcaacaatgacacaattttttATAACGTTTTGgcaacatattaaaacaagcgtattaatataaacctgtggtttgattcagagctgctgttatagacacttaatcaacaacttctgattAATCGgtatcaagaattcaacagtgctgtgatataaagatgaataaacaaCTAAAAGATGAATATCGTCCATGTTAGTGGCCCATAATATATGTGATTAAGGAAAAATAAGGATgaatataataagaaatataacaagcattaacattacataaaaatatctaaaaagcgaaaatataaaaacagcatgtttttggtaaaatgttggaaaatgtgccattcatttattacagtttcTTCACTCATGATTCATAACTAGCGCAGGGACGCCATTAATCATTCTGTCCTAGTCAGAGCTCAGCCGAATcctgaataaatgaaagatcTGAAATTATAGAGGGGAATCTTGGCATTCTGAAGTGTTGACATGAACAGAAAATTCTCTGATTCATGAGGAAGTCATTGCTTAGTCAGCTCTCATTCTCCCCTGCTGAACAGGCTGTGAAGGTTGTGCAGGGTTTGCTGCATTATTCCCTTCTTTACTGGATCTATTAGGTTACTCATACATATAGGAAAATACCTAAAAACAACTAGCAACAGTGTCCTATTACACAATTCccatggatgaggaaatatTCTGCTTATGTCAGCATTTTAATTGCTGCATCTTGAGAATATGATCATTATCTCATTCTGGTATTATTTGAATACAAGCTGAAATGtgaataattatttatgtaCAACCAACACTatcaaaaatattagaaaaacaGATCATTCTGGGATCGCAAATGTACTGTGGGGAAAAAGGTGGTCAACGAAAGGCAAGCAGCTACATTTAAAGgggcagtttgtaatttttagaccTGCCAGCAAAGTGAATTGCATTTACAATGAAAACACTGTAAGTCCTTCCTCTTTCCCCCCATCCGGTGTATACCTTGAGCTACAGGGCTGAGCAAGTCTGTTGTATCTGGAGGCGGAGTTTATTTccgggccagaaaaatgtaaacaatagcCTAAAACAGAAACACTAGCCAGATCCATTGAAAGACAATATTCTAACTCACCATTCTcaaaaaatgaaagaacatGTCAGGGTTCTTAGGTTGATCTTCTGGGGGGAAACCGTGAAGGTTCTATGCAGAACTCGACAACAGAATACAAACAGGGATTGAATGCAAGGAGTTACTGccagttgccatggttacatGTGATATAGCCTTTTGAAAGACATACAGAATGCATGCAAAACCACCTCATTTTTTCAGGCCAATTTTAACCACTAATCAAATGTattttcactaaaaaaaaataaaatgtctgagaAGGAAATCACTTGTGTTTAAATGGCAGAGAGGATATTATGTTATGAGGATATTTCACTATTCAGACATGTCATCCTTAGTTATTATTGATAGAGTACCATCTCTGAATATTAGTaaatattgattaaataatGATTCATTATAATGAATGATTATCACCTTCATCAGCGCTTTCCCTAGCTATTACAGAGTGGGCTAATTGGAAATGTGTCGTGGTGGTTACAAGTCTGAGAAGCTAGAACAACATAGCGGATCTTGTGACTGAGTTTGTAGTGTGATATTTGGCTGAAGGATTCTGGGACACGGATGTTCGTGTTGGTACGTGACAGTgcttccctatcagaaaggatTTTAGAAGCCGAAGTATCCTTAACTATCCGATAAGCCccttttctgagagtgtatccTTCAAATTGTATGATTATAATAGATTTAGAGACACTTCACCACATTTCTAACTGCACCTTTAAGCTGCATCTAGACTCTGGGCCAAAATTGTCCCAATCGTAGCTGAATCAAACTGACCCAACTGTAAGC includes:
- the LOC113536904 gene encoding apoptosis-inducing factor 3 isoform X3, with translation MGGCLSKTKPVEVKVELTLLEKEKEADLMSPNGKASPFSECRPNGSLGHCSDEDSSVLRPSHKHRDYIEATVCHVKDLENGQMREVDLGPGRALLIKEHGEFSAMGHKCPHYGAPLVKGVLSKGHVRCPWHGACFNIATGDIEDFPGLDSLPTFQVRVEKEKVIIRANKQALQTQRRTKAMAKCSAVINSSTSFSHVLIIGSGPAALVCAETLRQEGFTDRIVMCSMDKHPPYDRPKLSKSLESTAEQLQLRSTEFFQSHDIELLLEKEVVSVDVKTKTVMFQDGYKMEYKKLFIATGSRPKSINYKGKDVSNVFHLRTPEDANSIARLASSKNAVIVGTSFIGMEVAAALTDKAHSVSVIGIDAVPFRKALGEKVGKALMKLFEMNRVKFYMLNEVSEMRGHHGQLKEVVLKSGKVLRADVCVIGTGATPATAFLKQSGLHMDSKGFITVNKMMQTNVDGVFAGGDVVTFPLALRGNKKVNIPHWQMAHVHGRVAALGMMGKATDIRTVPYFWTAMFGKSIRYAGYGDGFDDVIIQGDLDELKFVAFYTKSEEVIAVASMNYDPIVSRVAEVFGSGKTIKKRDVETGDISWLIDKGLQ